AGCTGGTAAATAAAAAAGCCCCTTTCTGGGCTTCGCTTTTATTGTTATGCGACTTTTAGTCGCTTGGACTTGGTGAAAAATCTTTCTTCCATTTCATCAACATTCAATCTGAATATTCCGGCGAGTTCCTTCTTGCTATATTCAAGGTCGGTAATAAACAAATTTGCCATCCGGTTCAACAATGTGGCTTCTTCTTTTGGGACTTCAATAGGCTCAACCTTCCTCCATCCCCTTGACGCGAATTGCGACCACAAATATCTTGCGCTGTTATAAGTAATAAGGCTTTGCTTTTGCGCTCTAAACACAATTGACTGCATTGATATTTTCCAAATTCTTTTAAGGTCTGCCAATTTCTCAATGGTCAACCTTCCTTCCAAATCATATTTACACTCGCTTAACGGCATTAAAAACTCAATGCCAAATCCAAAAGCATCTCCCTCCTCATCTCTTGAAAATGAGGGGATACTATTCATGTGCAAAATGACATGACCAAGTTCGTGAGCCAAAGTCAATCTTTGCCTATCACCGGAAGCGTTTTTATTTATAAATATTATTGGATGCCCGGTGTCAGTTACAATAGTTCTCCCGTCTATTTTATCGGTATCAAAATCAAGTTGAATAATAATGATGCCATTGTCCTCTATAACTTGAGCAAGGTTTTGTACGGCTCCTTTAGGAATTTTCCAATAGCTCCTTAAAAATTGAGCTACCTTTTCAGGGGAATCTGTTTCTTCTTTTAATACTGGTATATTGTGCGTTGACAACTCTAAAGACTTGAGCATTTCCTCAATATTGGCCTTATAAATATTCATCAAAGCCTCTGCTTTAAGTTTTGTTTTCTGCTCAATAACAATCGCCTTTCTATAATGAGTATCTGTTGTTGCAAGCGTGATTTGTTGAAAGAAAAATTCTTCTGGGTAGCTAAGAGTGGCACACAACTTTTTCAAATTTTCTGGTGACACATTCAATGCGTCCCTTTCTATCCTACTAAGGTTGCTTTGTGGTATATCGGTTAGCTCGGCAAGCTCGGTTTGGGTGTAACCACGCGACTCACGAGCAAGTTGAATCATCTTATGGTTTACTTTATTCATTCTGCTTTCTTAATTTTTATTTGTTTTTCTTCTCTTACTAATGGCACAATCGGCTCTAATGGTAATGTTGTTATTGTACCGGTCGCGTCATTATTGTTATCAATATTTATTGTCCATTCTATTGAGTCATTTGTCCGGCATACAATAACTAATCGTTCGTAGTATGTCCATGTAGCATCAACTTTATATCCCAAATCTATAAAGGTTAGACTGGTTTCGTCCGAAAATAATACCAACTGATGTGTTAAGATGTCGGTGTTTCTATACGTTTTGGCATTGCTTGATAGATTATTGTGGTTCACCTTTTTTATTCTGCCCACGAGCGAATTATTAAACACTATTTGCAATGATTGATATTTCATTTTTAGCAATACCCCGCCTTGTTCTACAAAATGCCGTTTTGCTTTTTCAATAGCCAAACTATGTAGTGTTGAACACTTCGCTCTATTATTCCACCTTTCGTTTGTAGCGTTCATCGCTAAATTTAGTTCTACTAATGATTCGTTCATTATCATTGCAAGAGCAGAGGCATGTGGCATTAAAATCTCTCTTGCTTGTTCTTTGGGTACTAATTGGCTCATTTCATATTATTTGCGGCAAAGTAAAGCATAAAAACTGAAATCTGCAAATTCATTTGTAATTAGACAAAATAATATTTGCAAATCTCTTTGTAATTAGACACTTATTCATACATTTGCAGTACAATTCACTCCTATGGCAACTTATACTATCCAACAGTTCAGAGAGAAATTCGCAACAGACGAGGCTTGTTTAGACAAGATTTTCACTTTGCGGTACGGGAAGTTAGAAGCATGTCCTGAATGTCAATGTGTTGCATCCTTTCGCCGCATCACAACAAGACGTTGTTATCAATGCACCGAATGTTACACGCAATTCTATCCAACAGCCGGAACGGTATTTGAAAAGACGCGCACTCCTTTAGCGTCTTGGTTTTATGTAATCTATCTTTTCACTTCTACTCGTAACGGAGTAGCGGCTAAAGAAATTCAAAGACAATTAGGAGTGACTTACAAATGCGCTTTTAGAATGGGGCATTGCATCCGTGCCCTGATTCAAGGAATGGGTGCAGAAGCACTAAAGGGGCTTGTAGAATGTGATGAAACGTTTGTAGGTGGGAAAGAATCTAACAAGCATAAAGACCGCAGACCAAAACCAATTCATGTTAGCGTGAATAAAGAAAAGAGAAAATCTCCCATAGCCGGAAAGACTATTGTATTCGGAGCATTGGAGCGCGATGGAAAAGTAATTACAAGAGTTATCCCTGACGTAACTACAAAGTCATTAAAGGCGGCATTAAAAGAAACAGTTGAAGAAGGCTCAATAGTTATTACTGATGAACACGGAGGCTATAAATCAATTACAGACAAATATTTTCACGGTTATGTAAGTCATAGCAAAGGCGAATACGCGCGTGGCGTTGTTCACACAAATTCAATCGAAGGCTTTTGGGCGCAACTCAAAAGGACAGTAGGGGGAACTCACATATCCGTTTCGCCTAAGTATCTTCAACAGTACGCTAATGAGTGCGCGTTCAGGTATAACAACCGTAAAGAGCCGCAAATGATGTTTAAAGTGATTCTTGAGAACTTGCCAGTTCGAGAAATGTAACCCCCTACTTATCTTTCTTGGCGTGAGTATTTTTTATATGCTCAGATACCTCTTGCATATATTGGCATTCAGAAATTATTTCTATCCCTAATCGAATGCAGGCTTGACAGGCGGTAAAGTGTCGAACTGGCTTTTCATCAATGGGGCAATCCATATACCAATGACCACCTTTTGGTCCAATTACCTTGATGGCAGAACCTTTGGTAGATTCCTTAAGTGGCTCAACAGTACATCCATGCGCATTAAACCAATCCCTTAAAAAGGCTCTGGTTATCATGCAACTGGCGCGTACTCTACTGATTTAGTTTTTATGCTCCCGATAATATTTTGGATTCTATCTGAGTGCATTTCTTCTGACCTCTGATGCTCGAAAGTCACATGCAATAGCTCATTTAGATTGACCATAGATTCTTCTTCCGTGTCACCTTCGGCAACTATGTTCGGGAATTGGGCAAAGAATGCTGTATAGCCGCCTATTTGGGGGTCTTCCACCATAATCACATCCAATTTAAAAGACTTAAACTCATTCATATCGTTCATGCGCTTTGGTTTTATATACGCAATGTAAATAAATTTCACTCAAATAAACAAATGTTTTATACATGGTAAACTTTGTAGCACTATATACTACTCATACCACAATCGAAAATTTTATGCCTATTTAACCAATAACGGTAATGCGAAAAAAATATTGCACCATCATTTTACGCCCTTCGGCTTTACTTCCGGCACTAACATTCTAAGCACCTTCTCAAAGTCCTCCTTGTGGTTTGGATTTGGCTTTGCCTCTTTCGGTTTATTGGGAGCGCGTTCCCTTGCTTTCTTGACAGACTTCTTCTTTGCCATGCGACAAAGGTAAAACGAATTTATTTGGGGCTAAGTGTTCAGAGGGGATACATACCCCATTTTCCATGTTTTTCTGTTAATTGGCTGTATTTCGGCAAATATCCAGACTGTTTTTGTCACAGAAATAGGCAAAACCGCGGCAGAATTAGGCAAGTCCGTGACGGAAATATGGAAGTCTGTTATAAAATTAGGGAAGTGCGCGGCGGAAATACCTAAGTCCGTCGCAGAAATAGGTAAGTCTGTCATAAGAATAGGGAAGTTTGCGACAGAAATACCTAAACTCAACACAGAAATAGGGAAGTCCGCCACGAAAATAGGTAAGTCTGCGGCAGGAATAGGTAAGTCTGTCTTGAGATTAGTCTGATAAACGGAGGAGATGCTCAAGTCTGGCCTGAGAATGGGGAAGTGATTTTCAAGGTGCAACTTGCTCGGGCAGATTCATAATTAGTCCTTGCATTGAATAAGTCAGTCCGTATTTTTGAAGGTTGCCTAAACTTATTAAAACAAACAGTTAAACTATTTTCGCCCCATGTCCGATCTCAAAAAAATAAAACCTTCTTTAAGCAAAGGCACTCGCGATTTTCTGCCTTCGGAAGTAGCGAAGCGCAACTATATCTTCGATACCATTAAAGAGGTGTTTCGAAAATATGGATTTGAGCAAATTGAAACCCCCGCTATCGAACGCCTCGAAACCCTGACGGGGAAATATGGAGAGGAGGGAGACAAGTTGTTGTTTAAGATTTTGAATTCGGGAGATTATTTAAAAGAAGTCAGAAGTCAGCAATCAGCAATCAGCGATGCGGATATAAAGGAGATTACAAAAATAATTTCCGAAAAAGGTTTGCGTTATGATTTGACCGTTCCGTTGGCGCGATATGTGGTACAGCATCAGGAAGAATTAGCTTTCCCTTTCCGCCGCTTTCATATCGGTCCGGTTTGGCGGGCAGACCGTCCGCAAAAGGGGCGCTACCAGGAATTTTATCAGTGCGATGCAGATATTATAGGAAGCACTTCGCTTTTGAATGAAGTGGAGCTGACGCAGATTTATGCAGAGGTGTTTGCCCGGTTAGGAATGAAAGTCAGTATTCGTCTCAATAACCGAAAACTTATTGATGAGCTGATTAACGCAATAGAGGGGAATTCTAAGAAAAAGGAAATCATCACCGTTATAGATAAATTGGATAAAATAGAATGGGATGGTGAAAAGGGGATTGCTAAGGAGCTGTCAAACTTAGGATTGAATGCGCAACAGGTGCAGGATTTAAAAGGATTTCTGTTTATGGCAGATTTCAAATTGCTATTTCCGAAGAGCGTTGGCAACCATGAATTGACTTATGTAATGAATAATCTAGACAGCACAACAGGCGTTCTGGTAGATCCTAAATTGATGCGTGGCTTGGATTACTACACCGGTACTATATGGGAAGTAAAATCGAACGATACACAAATCGGCTCGCTTGGTGGCGGGGGTCGCTATGACAACCTAACGGAAATGTTTGGTGGGCAAAATATGAGCGGGGTAGGGATTTCTTTTGGTATCGAACGCATTTACGATGTGATGGAAGAACTGAATCTTTTCCCTGAAACGATTGCTCAAGGAGCAAAGGTGCTTTTTGTTCCTCGCGAAGAAGCGATGGAAGATTTTGCTTTTTAGCAAGTACAACAGATTCGTGAGGCAGGGGTATCTGCCGAAATTTTTCTGGGTAACGTGAAGAAGAAAAAGCAATTTGACTATGCAGTGGCTAAGAATATTTTATTCATAGTAGAAGTAGGTGATGACGAAATGAAGACAGGCAAATTTCGCTTGCGCAATACGCGAAACCGCGAGACTCAAAATGATCTTTCAATAGCTCAAATCATTGAAATGCTTGCTTAAAAGGCGGATTTATGTTGCTTAGACCTTAAATCCTAAGGATGGAAGCAACTCGTAGTCATTTTATGTGGAAAGGATATTGATTTTTGATATTTATAACATCTATTGCCCACTGTAGATAACTAAAGAGAGCTGTGCCATAAATATTCAATCAGAATATTGACATTTGCCGAAGTTTGTATTAACTTCGGGTTCTAAATTGTGTGTTCCGGTCTTTTAGTTGCCGGATGGATAAGCGTTATGAAAAGAATTGGGACTTTAGTTTGTTTAACTTTTCTAGTGGTCGTTCAATTGTTGGCTAACCCCGGCAAGAAAGAACTGAAAATTGGCTTTCGTGACGTTACCACTGGTCTTTTCGATGTCACGAGCATCTATCTCGACATCGGCAGAGGTCCGCTATTTAATCCGGCAAATCCGCCGCTAGCTCAACCGGAAGATGAAGCCAAGCCATTTGATACAGCCGTCGCCAAACCACAGGTTTATTCTTTCACTACCGATAGTATTGCTTGCTACTCTAATAGCTATGGAGCCTTTGGTTCTACAACCATAGTTCGTTTGGGCGTCCGTGTGCAAGGAGGCCATTCCTATACTTTTTCCGCACAAATGATAGACAACTTCGATCCTACCACTATTATTTTGATTGAAGACCGCTCTACCGGTACTTTTCAGAGCCTTCGACAGAGGGGCGAATTTACAGTCAGTCTGCCGCAGCCGGAGTCAATGGAATATCGTTTCTATGTTCATATTACCTATCCACCGGTGATTGATCCTATCCCATCGGGTTGCGATAACAACGACGGTATGGTGACGGTTACTCAAGATACTTTTATAAAGTGGGACCTTTGTTCTATAGACCGGAACGGCTCCAATCCTATTTCGTCCTATACTGGTATTAGCGGTGATTTGAGCTTCTCTAATCTTCCGGCAGGCACCTATAATGTAAACTTTTATTACCAAGGATATCCGGCAAGAAAAATTGTAGTAGTCGGCACTTATAAAATCACCAGTTCTGCCGCCCCTGTGGATAGCTACGCAGCTGTAAATGAGATTTTAAGTTTTTATTCTCAGGCACAAAATGCCACTTCCTACGTTTGGGATTTTGGCGAAGGGACAGTAATTACGGGAGTCGCTAATCCGGAAATGGCTTATGCCCTGCCGGGTGTATATTCTATTTCCTTGCACTGTAGCAACACTTTCGGATGTAATGCTTATGAATATTTGACTGCCCATATCGGCCTGGGTGCTTCTATTGGCGATGACGCAGAGATTATACCGACCATTACCCTTGCAAACAGGACTTTGATAATTCAAATGAACGATCAAGTATCGGGACCGGTAAATTATCAGGTTTATAATATCGCCGGGCAAGAAATCATATCGGGTACTGCCTCTAATGTCCATACTCCGATTAACCTCTCCAGCCAGACATCTGGAATTTATATCCTTCGGCTTCAGGGGGACGACCATGGAACCTATGCCAAGAAATTTTTCTTAGAATAAGTTAAAACTAATTGGCTGAAGGGTTATTGTCCTATTTTCGTCCATTACCTAATATAGTATTGATGAAGACCACAGCCGCCTTTTTTAGTTCACTTCTGATATTCTGCTTTCATTTTTCTTCTGCTCAGATTCTGGCTCCCGCCTCTTGGGAGTGGAAGGCAGAGCAGACCGGTAAGGGAGAATACAAACTTGTTTTTACTGCTAAAATTGACAAGGGGTGGCATATTTATTCTCAGCATATCGGCCCCGATGGACCGGTTCCCACTTCCTTCAAATTTGAAACAAATAAAGAAGTTGAACTGATAGGTAAAACGACCGAAACGGGAGCAAAAACTCATGAAGGACATGATCCTGTGTTTGAAATGCAGTTGAAGTATTTTGAAGAAAGTATGACTTGTACCCAGAAAGTAAAAGTTTCAAAAGATACTAAACTTAAAGGCTCACTAGAGTTTATGCTTTGCGACGACTCACGTTGTTTGCCGCCTGAAGAAAAGGAGTTTGAATTTAATCTGAGTGGCTTGACCGGATTATTGCCACAAGAAAACCTTCTTAA
The sequence above is a segment of the Bacteroidota bacterium genome. Coding sequences within it:
- a CDS encoding ImmA/IrrE family metallo-endopeptidase, which encodes MNKVNHKMIQLARESRGYTQTELAELTDIPQSNLSRIERDALNVSPENLKKLCATLSYPEEFFFQQITLATTDTHYRKAIVIEQKTKLKAEALMNIYKANIEEMLKSLELSTHNIPVLKEETDSPEKVAQFLRSYWKIPKGAVQNLAQVIEDNGIIIIQLDFDTDKIDGRTIVTDTGHPIIFINKNASGDRQRLTLAHELGHVILHMNSIPSFSRDEEGDAFGFGIEFLMPLSECKYDLEGRLTIEKLADLKRIWKISMQSIVFRAQKQSLITYNSARYLWSQFASRGWRKVEPIEVPKEEATLLNRMANLFITDLEYSKKELAGIFRLNVDEMEERFFTKSKRLKVA
- a CDS encoding IS1595 family transposase, with amino-acid sequence MATYTIQQFREKFATDEACLDKIFTLRYGKLEACPECQCVASFRRITTRRCYQCTECYTQFYPTAGTVFEKTRTPLASWFYVIYLFTSTRNGVAAKEIQRQLGVTYKCAFRMGHCIRALIQGMGAEALKGLVECDETFVGGKESNKHKDRRPKPIHVSVNKEKRKSPIAGKTIVFGALERDGKVITRVIPDVTTKSLKAALKETVEEGSIVITDEHGGYKSITDKYFHGYVSHSKGEYARGVVHTNSIEGFWAQLKRTVGGTHISVSPKYLQQYANECAFRYNNRKEPQMMFKVILENLPVREM
- a CDS encoding T9SS type A sorting domain-containing protein produces the protein MKRIGTLVCLTFLVVVQLLANPGKKELKIGFRDVTTGLFDVTSIYLDIGRGPLFNPANPPLAQPEDEAKPFDTAVAKPQVYSFTTDSIACYSNSYGAFGSTTIVRLGVRVQGGHSYTFSAQMIDNFDPTTIILIEDRSTGTFQSLRQRGEFTVSLPQPESMEYRFYVHITYPPVIDPIPSGCDNNDGMVTVTQDTFIKWDLCSIDRNGSNPISSYTGISGDLSFSNLPAGTYNVNFYYQGYPARKIVVVGTYKITSSAAPVDSYAAVNEILSFYSQAQNATSYVWDFGEGTVITGVANPEMAYALPGVYSISLHCSNTFGCNAYEYLTAHIGLGASIGDDAEIIPTITLANRTLIIQMNDQVSGPVNYQVYNIAGQEIISGTASNVHTPINLSSQTSGIYILRLQGDDHGTYAKKFFLE